The Mus musculus strain C57BL/6J chromosome 1 unlocalized genomic contig, GRCm38.p6 C57BL/6J MMCHR1_RANDOM_CTG1 genome window below encodes:
- the LOC546061 gene encoding sp110 nuclear body protein-like, producing MFTLTKALEKALLQHFIYMKVNITYAINKPFPFFEALRDKSFITERMYKESLEACQNLVPLSKVVHNILTSLEQTFHPSVLLTLFSKVNLREYPSLVAIFRSFRNGNVVSPILVTCAVVLHCRFSIVPFPGHLPSLLPYWLESLFSLPLWPLLAQPESLNSFSSLFSVSSRDHQRKDKEDSREMPHSPSGPESVVKDNLTSKTNKQDDSGAWPLGSPGTIHVVKDDSPAAHALAMAQEVPCTPANKKARRKKHPNWSNSKRRQQKKKPCQDEMMGVASPGHGVQEKLKAVSRRTLWKDDSSTNVKEVTKTLRARMRCAQTSNSQEISKEASKTSGIKRPSTARRTTQGKDGALWVSRCSQRGPTVRAARLL from the exons ATGTTCACTCTGACCAAAGCCTTGGAAAAGGCTCTTCTCCAGCATTTCATATACATGAAGGTGAACATCACCTATGCCATCAACAAGCCATTCCCCTTCTTCGAAGCGCTCCGGGACAAATCCTTCATCACTGAGAGAATGTACAAG GAATCTCTGGAAGCCTGTCAAAATCTGGTCCCTCTGTCCAAAGTGGTGCACAATATTCTCACCAGTCTGGAGCAGACTTTCCACCCGTCAGTGCTGCTGACGTTGTTCAGCAAGGTCAACCTCCGGGAATACCCCAGCCTGGTGGCAATTTTCAGAAGCTTCAGAAACGGTAATGTGGTTTCTCCGATCCTTGTCACATGTGCAGTGGTGCTACA CTGTCGCTTCTCTATCGTACCTTTTCCTGGTCACCTGccttccttacttccttactGGTTAGAATCACTGTTCTCTTTACCACTCTGGCCCCTACTTGCTCAACCTGAAAGCCtcaattctttttcttccctcttctcagtGTCCTCCAGAGATCACCagagaaaagataaggaagactCTCGAGAGATGCCCCACAGTCCCTCAGGACCCGAGTCAG TTGTCAAAGACAACTTAACATCCAAGACTAACAAGCAAGATGACTCAGGAGCATGGCCTCTGGGTTCCCCTGGCACCATACATG TGGTAAAAGATGACTCTCCAGCAGCACATGCCCTTGCAATGGCCCAGGAAGTACCCTGCACACCTGCAAACAAGAAAG caagaagaaaaaaacatccGAACTGGTCAAATTccaaaagaagacagcagaaaaaaaaaccctgtcaagATGAGATGATGG GAGTGGCCTCACCTGGACATGGAGTTCAAGAAAAGCTCAAGGCGGTGAGCAGGAGGACTTTGTGGAAAGATGACTCATCTACGAACGTGAAGGAGGTGACCAAGACACTGAGAGCAAGGATGAGGTGTGCCCAGACATCCAATTCACAAG agATCAGCAAAGAGGCATCAAAAACAAGTGGTATAAAGAGGCCCAGCACAGCACGAAGAACCACACAAGGTAAGGATGGGGCACTGTGGGTCTCAAGATGCAGCCAGCGGGGACCCACAGTCAGAGCAGCCAGGCTGCTCTAA